The genome window AGCGAGAAGGAGCAGGCCGCCGGCACCCACAAGCGGACGTTCGGGTTCCACCCGCTGCTGGCGTTCCTCGACCACGGCCCGGACGGCACCGGAGAACCGTTGGCGATCCTGCTGCGCCCGGGCAACGCCGGGTCCAACACCGCCACCGACCACATCACCATCGCGCGTGACGCGCTGGCCCAGCTGCCCGGTGTCAACCCGTCCCGCCCGGGGAAGAAGGTCTTGATCCGTGCCGACGGCGCCGGTGGCACCAAGGACTTCACCACCTGGGCTCACCGTCGCGGCGTGCAGTACTCGGTCGGGTTCACCCTGCCCGGGCACACCCCCGACTTACTGGCCAAGATTCCCCAGGACGTGTGGGCCCCGGCGTACGACACCGAGGGCAGGGTCCGTCCCGGCGCGGACGTGGCCGAGCTCACCGGGCTGCTCACGCTGACCGGGTGGCCACCCGGGATGCGGGTCATCGCCCGCCGCGAACGGCCCCATCCCGGCGCCCAGCTGCGCTTCGAGGACGTCGACGGGTACCGCATCACCGCGTTCGCGACCAACACCGTCCGTGGCCAGCTGGCCGACCTCGAGCTGCGCCACCGCCGACGTGCCCGGGCCGAGGACCGGATCCGGATCGCCAAGGACACCGGCCTTGCCAACCTGCCCCTGCACGGCTTCGACCAGAACCGGATCTGGTGCCAGCTCGTGCTGATGGCCCTGGAGATGACCGCCTGGACCCAGCTGCTCGCCTTCACCGGCCACGCCGCCCGACGGTGGGAACCCAAGCGGCTACGACACCGCGTCTTCACCATCCCCGCGGCCCTGGCCCGCACCGGCCGCCGGGTCCGCCTGCACCTCAAGGCCGACGCCGCGTACGCCCAGCTCGTCCTGACCGGCTGCACCGCCCTGGCCGCTCTCGCCCCACCCTGACCCAGGCCCCTCGTCCTGCCCCGACCAGCCCGCACCATCCCTCGGCACGTGGAACCCGACGCCCCCGGACGCCCTCCGGGCCCCTGTCGTACCCGACTGCCAGAATCAGCCCCCGACGGTCACCGTGACACCCGTCTGCACCAGCTGACGGCCTTCGATGAAACATCGAGGCTAGACTCGGCGACACTGTCCGGGAGAACGTCAGATGACCGCGGGCACCCGCTCCATGAAGCCAACGACACCGAGGTGACCACCATGACGCTCTATACGACCAACGAATGGAAGGGCTACGGGAAGCAGAACTACTACTGGAACGAGTACAGGCTCGAGGGTGACAGGGTTGTGAAGTACAAGTGCCACCGACAGAAGTTCTTCGACGGCGACGAAAGCGCTTGGGACAGAAGCGAGAACGCAGAGGATTCCTGGGAGCTCGATGACCCGAGCATGCCGGACTGGCTCAAGCAGTACCTCTGAGCGCCCCGCCGACTGATGTCTCTAGAGGGGCCAAAGCGCAGGCCAGTACATGCGGCGTCGCGTAGCTGAGCAACCTCTGCCCTAGTCTTAAGTGGTGCCCTCAGCCCCCCGTCGTGCAGCGATCTATCTGCGGATATCTCAGGACCGGGAGGACACACGCCTCGGTGTAGATCGGCACCGCGAAGACGCCGAGGCACTCATCGCCGCCAGGCGCTGGTCACTCGTGGAGATCTACGAGGAAAACGACATCTCAGGCAAGGGCCACAAGAGGCGGCCTGCCTTCGAGCGCCTCCTCACTGACATCGAACACGGACTGATCGACGTCGTCGTAGCGCAGGAGTGGCCCCGCCTGGAGCGCAACCGCTCGGATGGCGTGCGGGTCATCGAAGCAGCTCAGCGACACCATGTACTGCTGACCTTCGCCAAGGGCTCCGACATCGATTGCATGACGGCTGCAGGGCGGCTGTCCGCGGACATGTTCTCGGCCATCGCTCGCAACGAGATCGAGGTCAAGGCCGAGCGGCAGTCGCGGGCACAGCGCCAGCGCGCACAACAGGGCAGGCCTCCCAAGGGCGTTCGACCTCTCGGCTTCACCACGAACGGTGACGTGATCGAGCACGAGGCTGAAGCGGTCAGGAAGATCTACGCATCCTTCGCTTCGGGGGCCTCGCTGCGCGCGATCGCCGCTGCCCTGTCTGGCGCCGATGGCGAGGACGTTCCCGAGGTGCCGACGCTCCCCCCCCCCACAACCGGGCCCTGACGCTCGAGCGCAACGAGCGTCGGGCCAACGAGGGCCTGCATACCCGCCCAGTACCCGACGACGGCCCGTGGGCGCCTTCGACCGTTTTGGGAATCTTGCGCAACCCGCGCTACGCCGGGTACAGCACCTACACGCCGAAGGAGACGCTCGCGAATGGCGATCGCCGCCGGTCGTGGCGTGCCCAGATCGTGCGTGATGAGCACGGCGAGCCAGTCCTCGGCCTCTGGGATCGGATCGTGGATGTCAATGTCTGGGAGGCCGTGCAGGACAGGCTCGATGACCCGGGCAGAGTCACCAATCGAGTCGGCACCGACCGCAAGCACCTTGGCTCCGGCCTCTACCTGTGCGGGGTCTGCGACAAGCCGGTCAAGGCCCACGGGCAAAGGTATCGCTGCGCTGGCCATGTCGTGCGCGCACGTGAGCAGGTCGACGCCTTCGTCGTCGAGATCATTCGACGGAGGCTTGGGCTTCCCGATCTTCAGGACCTCCTCCCCCCATGCCGACGAACCGCGGCTGCGCGAGATCAAGGACAAGATCAACGAGCACCGCGCCAAGATCCGCAGAGCGCAGCGCGACTACGACGACGAGCTGATCGAGGGCCTCGACCTCAAGCGGGTTCGGGACCGCGTGAACGCCGCCATCGACACCTTGGAGGTTGAGAGGCTTCGCCTCTCTCTTGGACGCAATGCACACGGCGTCGTCAGTTCCAAGGACCCCGTCGCAGCCTTCGACAACGGCGACTTGGCGACACGGCGTAGCACCATCGAAGTCCTGTGCGAGGTGCGCCTGCATCACCATCCGCGAGGCCGGAAGACGTTCAATCCGGACACAGTAACCATCTCTTGGCGGTGACCTACGAGTCGAGTCATAAGACAACTGACATCCCGACTCGCTACCCAAGTGGACGCCGATTAGCGCTACAATTGTGAGTGACCGACAACGGGGGCGTGACGCTCCGTAGAGTTGAGATTTCTGGACACCTCCTAGCCACGCCACTTACGGAGAAGCTAATGACCGTCAGCCAGATCGAAGTCGATGCATTGGTCTCGTACTGCCGGAGCAACCTCGGTGAAAAGGACCTGTGGATCACTCCGGAGGGGTACCCGAACAGCCTCGCGCTGTGCATCATCGACTCGATCTACTCGACGGGATCGCACTACACGTCAGTCGTGAACGTCATCAACCGATACCGGGCCGCGCATGGACAACGCGACGGCGCCGCAGGCCTGCTGGAGTCGATCTCCGCGGCCGGTGGTGCTCGAGCTTGGGCGAACTCCCTCGCGGACAACTTGAAGCCGGCTCACACGAAACCGGGGGCTCCCCTCAAAGCCGAGGTCATCGAACAGGCGGCTGCGCTCCTGCTCAAGCACGGCATTGACACGGTCGAGGACTTGGTCCTGGCGGTCGAGACCAGCCCTGAGGGCAACCCAGTCCACGACGCCTGGAAGAAACTGCCCAGCCAAAGATCCGGGGTGACGTACTCGTACCTGCTGCTGCTCGCTGGGCTGCCGTCTGTGAAACCGGACCGCATGGTCCTGCGGTTCCTGGAACGGGCACTGGGAACCGGCGTGCCGATGACCACCGACCGTGCATTTGAGCTGGTCATGTCCGCGGCTGACACGCTTGATGTCAGCCCGCGGACCTTGGATCACGTCATCTGGCGCGCAGCATCTGGCCGAGAACTGACGCTCTAATACCGGAGTTGGTACCCGATCGACCTTTCGGTCGGCGCCTGACCCGGATGCCGCGCTCAGCGCCCAACGAGTCGTTCGGTTGAGCGGTCGTATACGAAATTGACGATGTCTCCCGAGATAATCAGGTCGATCGCTTGGTCGATCACGCTGAGGGGGGCGACGTACCACTCGGACGGGTCGTAACTTCGACCCTTGCGGCCAGCTTGGGTGAGGTCGAGTCGGACGTCGGCGAAAACGCGGTGCAGGAGGTTCTCCAGCGCCGAAGCCCTGAGGTTGTAGGTCCGGTAGTCGGCCACGACCTCGACCGGGGCCATGAGGTAGGTCGGCGACGTCTCCGCATGCCCACGTATTGAACGATGACGCGATTCCGTCTGGTGGCCACCCAACCACGCGATCCCTACCTGGATGCAGGCCTCCCAGGCGACCTCACCTCGATACGCCGCGCCCAGAAAAGATCATCCGACCAACCAGGCGGCATTCCCATGGCGGTTACGTCCTCTAGCGTGGTGTATCTGTAACTGCCGGTGACCACCCCGTCAACGACGACGGTGACCACCGCAGGTACCTTTCGACTCAACTCTCACATCTCCTCGAAAGGGACAATCCACGATGGCCACCAGCCCCCATCATATCGACCCGTCCACCTACCTCGACGACCTGCTCACCCAAGCCTCACCGGATCTGATGCGCCAGATGCTGCAGAGCTTCATCAACCAGATCCTGTCCACCCAGGCCGACCAGATCTGCGGCGCCGACTACGCCACCACCAGCCAGTCGCGCACCAACACCCGCAACGGCTACCGACACCGCGACCTCGACACCCGCGTCGGCACCGTCGACGTCGCCGTCCCCAAACTCCGCTCCGGCTCGTTCTTCCCCGACTGGCTGCTGGAACGTCGCAGTCGAGCAGAACGCGCCTTGAGCACAGTGATCGCGACGTGCTATCTGAAAGGTGTGTCCACCCGCAGGATGAACGACCTGGTCGCCAGCCTGGGGATCACCAACCTGTCGAAGTCCCAGGTGTCCGACATGGCCAAGGACCTCGACACCATGGTCGCCGACTTCCGCCACCGTCCACTCGACGGTGGACCCTACCTGTACGTGTCCTGCGACGCGCTGACGATGAAAGTCCGTGAAGGCGGGCGGGTCGTGAAAACCTCGGTGCTGCTGGCCTGCGGGGTCAACGTGGAAGGATACCGCGAACTGCTGGGCATGCAGGTCGCCACATCCGAGTCGGTGGCCTCCTGGACCGGCTTCTTCCGGGATCTCAAGGCCCGCGGGCTGGACCAGGTCTACCTGGTCACCAGCGACGCCCACCTGGGGATTCAGCACGCCATCGGTGAGGTACTGCCGGAAGCGTCGTGGCAGCGGTGCCGAACGCACTTCGCCAAGAACCTCTCGTCGATGGTGCCCAAGACGCAGTGGCCGACACTGTCGGCGATGTTCCAGACGATCTTCCAGCAGCCCGATGCCGCCGCGGTGTGGACCCAGGCCCAGGAGGTCGTCAGTTTCTGCGAGCACAGGTTCCCGCACGTCGCCGACTACCTGGAAGAGGCCCTCGAGGAACTGTTGGCGTTCACCCAGACTCCGAAGGCGGTGTGGACGAAGGTGTGGTCCAACAACCCCACCGAGCGGCTCAACCGTGAGATTCGCCGGCGCACTGACGTAGTCGGAATTTTTCCGAATCGTGATGCGGTCGTCCGGTTGGTCGGGGCGGTGCTCGCTGAGCAGCACGACGACTGGATTCAGCAGAAGCGCTACATGTCGTTGGTGAGTCTGGAGCAGACCCGGACGATGATGAACGCCAACGTCATCGACGCCGACGGATCTGTGCAGGAGGCAGCATGAGCCGGACTCGCTATCAGGCTCGTGACGGTCCCTGACCTGGAGTCACGCGCACTGTTTCAGCGGAAGGGAGATACACCACTTCCCCGGACTTGACCCCCATGGCTACGAGTGGAACGCCCGGGTGCTCATCGATCAACGCCTTCAGCCGCTGTGCCCAGCTGCTTCCCGGGGACAGCGTCGACAGCAGGGACTGAAGCGCCACCAGGACGGGGTACAGCCGCGCCCGTCGCGCCGGACTGTGTGCAATCGCAGTAGGATCGGCCAGCCACGTCACCGACGGCGACGTGGGCAGCGCCGGGGATACGCCCAGGACGGCGTTCCACAACCGACCATGGTGGGCGCAGATGTTCCGGACACGCACGAAGGTCCGCATCCAGGACACGAGCAGTGGCTCATTGATTCCCAGAGACTTGGCGATCGCCGTCCGATCCGCGCGCCGCTTCAAGTTGCCGATCAGGCGCTCCACCTGCCCCAAGGTGAGACGCTCCATGACAATCCATGAGGGCGGGAGTTCGGGCGTGCCGTACGTCATCAGATAGTGCTCCAGTGCAGATCGATGCATCAGCGCACCATCCGTTTGCTCGGGCTTGGCGAGCAGCTGGCGAGCACAGTCATCGTGGACCGTTGTCACGAAGTCTCGATGCCTCCGCACATCCCGAAAGTGGGTCGGGTCCGCATACCAGAAGGCCCCGTGAGCCTGCGCCATGTGATCGGTCAATGCAGACCGCACCGCCACTTCCACGCGCTCCACGGCATCGAGCACCAGCAACCGGAGCTTGCGGTCGAAGACATAGAGATCCAGGACGTCATCGAAACCCACGCCCGACCGAAAGTCATCCGACCCTGCACGTCGGAAAGGGATCATGTAGGGCGACAGTCGGTAGTAGCCGATGCTCCGCACGTATCGCTCCGCACGCCCAACGTCGGGGATGACGAGACCACGATCCTGCATGCGCGCCACGAGATCAGCATGGCCAAGTGGAGGCTTGTCGTAGACGCCGACGCCCCGCTGACGAGGGACTCGGCTGCCCATCCGCTCTCCTCTGGGTAGAAAAATCCCCCAAGTGCGCTTCCATGGAGAGGCGTGGGGGATCTAGTAGCCCTAGGCTAGCACGTGCCGCGGGGGCGGTTCACCAGTACGCAGAGAGTCACTCCGATCAGACGCGACCTGATGTTGAACCGGAACTCGGAGGCTCCTCCTTCCGACCCAACATTTGCCTCTGACCAGCGATTTTACACATTAAACCGGAACTCCACCACGTCGCCGTCCTTCATGACGTAGTCCTTGCCCTCCTGGCGGACCTTGCCGTGGTTGCGCGCCTCGGCGACCGAGCCGTACTCGTCGAGGTCATCGAAACCGACAATCTCAGCCTTGATGAACCCACGCTCGAAGTCGGTGTGGATCACACCGGCAGCCTGCGGAGCGGTCGCGCCCTGCGGGATCGTCCACGCGCGGGTCTCCTTCGGACCGGCAGTGAGGTAGGTCTGCAGACCCAGCGTCCCGAACCCGGCCTTGGCCAGGGTCGCCAGGCCTGGCTCGTCCTGTCCGACGGAGGCGAGCAGCTCCGCGGCCTCGTCATCATCGAGTTCCAGCAGTTCGGCCTCGGTCGCGGCGTCCAGGAAGACCGCCTCCGCCGGGGCCACGAGATCGCGCAGCTCCTGCTTCTTCGCGTCATCGGTGAGCACGCCCTCGTCGGAATTGAAGACGTAGAGGAAGGGCTTGGCGGACATCAGGTGCAGATCATGGATCGGCGCCAGGTCGATCTCCCCGCCCTTCGCGGCCGCCGACAGGGTGCGTCCGTCTTCGAGGATCTTCTGCGCAGCCTCGGCGACAACGGCTTCCTCAGCCTTCTCCTTATCCTTGCGTCCCTCCTTCTGCAGCCGCGGCAGCGCCTTCTCAATGGTCTGCAGGTCGGCGAGGATGAGCTCAGTCTCAATCACGGCGATATCGGACGCCGGGTCAACGCGACCGTCGACGTGGATGACGTTCTCGTCGGAGAAAGCACGGACGACCTCACAGATCGCGTCCGCCTCGCGGATATTGGCGAGGAAGGCGTTACCCATGCCTTCGCCTTCGGACGCGCCCTTGACGATGCCGGCGATGTCCACGAAGGTCACGGTCGCCGGAAGGATCCGCTCGGAGCCGTAGATCTCGGCCAGCCGCTTCATCCGCGGGTCAGGGAGCTCCACCATCCCCTCATTCGGCTCGATGGTCGCGAAGGGGTAGTTCGCGGCGAGCACATCGTTACGGGTCAGGGCGTTGAACAGGGTCGACTTGCCAACATTGGGAAGTCCGACGATACCGAGGGTGAGAGTCACGGCGTCCATCCTAACTGCTGACCGACCCAGGAATCGCACGGGGACGCCACAGAGGCCGCCGGGTCTGCCAGCGGCCTCCCTCTTTCCTGCCGGTTGCCTGTGAGACTAGGGTGGACCCGAGAATTCCCGCGCCCCACCTCAGGAGGACCCACTTATGTCCGCACCCGCTCACGGCACGGAGGAGAAGGTCACCCGCGACACATTCAATTCGCGGATGCTGTTCATTTTCGCGGCCATCGGATCTGCCGTCGGCCTCGGCAATATCTGGCGGTTCCCGTACGTCGCCTACGAATCCGGCGGCGGCGCCTTCCTTATCCCCTACCTATTCGCCCTGCTTACCGCGGGCATTCCGCTCCTGTGGCTGTTCTTCGGCCTCGGGCACCGTTTCCGTGGCTCCGCCCCGATGGTCTTCCGTCGGCTGCACCCGAAGGCTGAGATCATCGGTTGGCTCCAGACCGGCGTCGCCGGATTCATCGGCCTCTATTACGCCGTGGTCCTCGCCTGGGCCGGTCTCTACGTCCTCAAGTCCTTCACCAAGAGCTGGGGCGATGACCCGACGACCTACTTCGCCTCGGACTTCCTCCAGGCGGACCGGGCCTCCGGCGACACCCTGTTCTCCGGACACATCGTCTGGCCGATCCTCATCGCCATGATCGTCGTCTGGGTCTTCACCATCCTCACCCTCATCTTCGACGTCTCTGCTGGCATCGGCCGGATGACCATGATCTTCATCCCCGTTCTCGTCATCCTGTTCTCCATCATGGTGATCCGTGCCCTCTTCCTCGACGGCGCAGCCACCGGCCTCGACGCCCTGTTCTCCCCCGACTGGTCGGCACTGAAGGATTCCAGTGTGTGGATCGCCGCCTACGGACAGATCTTCTTCTCGCTGTCCATCGGTTTCGGCATCATGATCACCTACGCCTCCTACCTCAAGCCGCGGACGAACCTCACCGCCAACGGCCTGGTCACCGGTTTCGCGAACTCCGCCTTCGAAGTCCTCGCCGGCATCGGTGTCTTCGCCGCACTCGGGTTCATGGCCGTCCAGCAGAATGTCTCGGTCGACGAGGTCGCCTCCTCCGGCATCGGCCTATCCTTCATGGCCTTCCCCGCCATCATCAACGAGATGCCCGCCGGTGGACTGTTCGGCGTCCTCTTCTTCGCCAGCCTCTTCATTGCCGGTCTGACCTCCCTGATCTCGATTATCGAGGTCGTCATCTCCGCTGTCGCCGACAAACTCGGTATCGACCGTCGTCGGGGTGCCCTCTACGTGGGTATCCCGATGGCGGTCGTCTCCTGCCTGATCTTCTCCACCTCCACCGGCCTGATGGCGGTGGACATCGTCGACAAGTTCACGAACAACCTCGGCATCGTCTTCTGCGCGATCCTCGCCACCGTCGTCCTTGCCTACGTGCTGCGTCGGACCGCGGAAATGCAGCGTCACCTCAACGCCGTCTCGACCTTCCGGGTCGGTCCGGTCTGGAAGACCTGTGCCTTCGTCATCACCCCGGCCGTGCTGATCTACACCCTCAGCAAGGAGGTCTACAACCTCATTACCGACGGTTACGAGGAGTACACCTCGGGCCAGGTGTTCACCTGGGGCTGGATGGTTCTCATCATCATCGCCGTCGCAGGCTTCTCGCTGACCTTCGTCTCATTCCAGAACAAAGCCGCCGTCCTGGACGGCGTTCCGGGGTCCGACTTCGGCGTCCCGGTCGGCACCCGGGACGCAGACGCCCCCAACCGTTTCCAGGTGGAGGCCGAGAAGGCCGCCGCCACCACCGACAAGGAAGGTGACCGCTCATGAGCGCCGGAGCCGTCTGCATGCTCGTCCTGTTTATCGTCGTCATCTGGGGAGGTCTCGTCTTCGCCGCGTTGAGCCTGCGGGGCAAGGTCGACGAGGAGTCCGGTGACCTCGGCACCCTGCCCGGCACGACCGACGCCGAGCTGATCATCCGGGGTCACTGACCGGTTCTCACTGACACCGCCCTGTCCGGTCAGGCAGAATGGTCCACGTGACCAGCGACAAGAATTCACCCCAGGAACCGGACGACGTGACAGCCCCGGACCGACCCGATTCCGGCGAGAGCGTCCAGGAGCGGGACTTCGCAGATTTCCTCATGGGGTCCGGGCCTCTCGCACCCGATGCTGCCGCGCCCCTGCCCGAGAAACAGGACCGGATCCTCAACAGGCCGGCGGACGCCGACGGCGTCCGCGAGCCCCTGCTCCTGCCCGACGTCAGTGAAGTGACTGGCGGGGACGCCGACGAGAACGGCATCCCAGACCAGGAGGAGGAGATCCGCGACCGCGCCGAGGTCATCGGCACCTCGATGCGGTGGTTCTCCGGCTGGTGCCTGCGCTTCCTCGTCATCGCTGCGGCCACCTACGTGCTGTGGATCATCTCGGCGAAACTGTGGGTGGGCATCCTCCCGGTCATCCTGTCGATCATCGTCTGCACCGCACTGTGGCCGCTGGTCAATCTCCTCCGCCGGTGGCACTTCCCCAATGCGCTGGCCGTTGTCACCGCCATGCTGGTGTTCTTCGGCGTCTTCGCCGGTATCATCGCGGCGATCGCCCCGAGCGTGGTGGTCCAGTCCGCGGAACTTGTCGACAAGGGCACCGAAGGCGTCGAGCAGATTCAGGACTGGGTCGCGGGCCCCCCGCTGGAGCTGCAGAACGACCAGATCGACAACGCCATCGACCAGGCGACGAACTGGCTGCAGGAGCGTACCGACCAGATCACCCAGACCGCCGTCGCTGGCGTGTCCGCGGTCACCTCCGGCATCGTCACCCTCGTGGTCGTTCTCGTGCTGACCTTCTTCTTCCTCAAGGACGGCGAGAAGTTCCTGCCGATGATCCGTCGCACCAGCGGACGCCGCATCGGCTGGCACATCACCGAGGCACTGACCCGCTGCTGGAACACCCTCGGCGGATTCATCCGCACCCAGGCCGTGGTCAGCTTCATCGACTCCTTCTTCATCGGCCTCGGGCTGTTCATCCTGGGCGTCCCGTTGGCCGGCCCACTGGCGATCATCACCTTCTTCGCCGGGTTCATCCCGATCGTCGGTGCCTTCACCGCCGGGGCTCTGGCCGTGCTGGTGGCACTGGTGGGCAATGACTTCACCACGGCGCTGATCGTGCTGCTCATCGTCCTGGCGGTCCAGCAGCTGGAAGGTAACGTCCTGTCTCCGATCCTGCAGTCCAGGGC of Corynebacterium terpenotabidum Y-11 contains these proteins:
- a CDS encoding sodium-dependent transporter, with product MSAPAHGTEEKVTRDTFNSRMLFIFAAIGSAVGLGNIWRFPYVAYESGGGAFLIPYLFALLTAGIPLLWLFFGLGHRFRGSAPMVFRRLHPKAEIIGWLQTGVAGFIGLYYAVVLAWAGLYVLKSFTKSWGDDPTTYFASDFLQADRASGDTLFSGHIVWPILIAMIVVWVFTILTLIFDVSAGIGRMTMIFIPVLVILFSIMVIRALFLDGAATGLDALFSPDWSALKDSSVWIAAYGQIFFSLSIGFGIMITYASYLKPRTNLTANGLVTGFANSAFEVLAGIGVFAALGFMAVQQNVSVDEVASSGIGLSFMAFPAIINEMPAGGLFGVLFFASLFIAGLTSLISIIEVVISAVADKLGIDRRRGALYVGIPMAVVSCLIFSTSTGLMAVDIVDKFTNNLGIVFCAILATVVLAYVLRRTAEMQRHLNAVSTFRVGPVWKTCAFVITPAVLIYTLSKEVYNLITDGYEEYTSGQVFTWGWMVLIIIAVAGFSLTFVSFQNKAAVLDGVPGSDFGVPVGTRDADAPNRFQVEAEKAAATTDKEGDRS
- a CDS encoding recombinase family protein produces the protein MPSAPRRAAIYLRISQDREDTRLGVDRHREDAEALIAARRWSLVEIYEENDISGKGHKRRPAFERLLTDIEHGLIDVVVAQEWPRLERNRSDGVRVIEAAQRHHVLLTFAKGSDIDCMTAAGRLSADMFSAIARNEIEVKAERQSRAQRQRAQQGRPPKGVRPLGFTTNGDVIEHEAEAVRKIYASFASGASLRAIAAALSGADGEDVPEVPTLPPPTTGP
- a CDS encoding GIY-YIG nuclease family protein; protein product: MGGHQTESRHRSIRGHAETSPTYLMAPVEVVADYRTYNLRASALENLLHRVFADVRLDLTQAGRKGRSYDPSEWYVAPLSVIDQAIDLIISGDIVNFVYDRSTERLVGR
- the metS gene encoding methionine/alanine import NSS transporter subunit MetS, producing the protein MSAGAVCMLVLFIVVIWGGLVFAALSLRGKVDEESGDLGTLPGTTDAELIIRGH
- a CDS encoding AI-2E family transporter, yielding MVHVTSDKNSPQEPDDVTAPDRPDSGESVQERDFADFLMGSGPLAPDAAAPLPEKQDRILNRPADADGVREPLLLPDVSEVTGGDADENGIPDQEEEIRDRAEVIGTSMRWFSGWCLRFLVIAAATYVLWIISAKLWVGILPVILSIIVCTALWPLVNLLRRWHFPNALAVVTAMLVFFGVFAGIIAAIAPSVVVQSAELVDKGTEGVEQIQDWVAGPPLELQNDQIDNAIDQATNWLQERTDQITQTAVAGVSAVTSGIVTLVVVLVLTFFFLKDGEKFLPMIRRTSGRRIGWHITEALTRCWNTLGGFIRTQAVVSFIDSFFIGLGLFILGVPLAGPLAIITFFAGFIPIVGAFTAGALAVLVALVGNDFTTALIVLLIVLAVQQLEGNVLSPILQSRAMNLHPVLVLLSVTVGSTLWGIIGAFLAVPVTAMIAEILRYIGDLTDLSTGEKRASDIAFATEAGAEGAEHNEDATRRWQAWRLSRRTAASHGHDGDHGDHGDHGHSN
- a CDS encoding IS256 family transposase, whose translation is MATSPHHIDPSTYLDDLLTQASPDLMRQMLQSFINQILSTQADQICGADYATTSQSRTNTRNGYRHRDLDTRVGTVDVAVPKLRSGSFFPDWLLERRSRAERALSTVIATCYLKGVSTRRMNDLVASLGITNLSKSQVSDMAKDLDTMVADFRHRPLDGGPYLYVSCDALTMKVREGGRVVKTSVLLACGVNVEGYRELLGMQVATSESVASWTGFFRDLKARGLDQVYLVTSDAHLGIQHAIGEVLPEASWQRCRTHFAKNLSSMVPKTQWPTLSAMFQTIFQQPDAAAVWTQAQEVVSFCEHRFPHVADYLEEALEELLAFTQTPKAVWTKVWSNNPTERLNREIRRRTDVVGIFPNRDAVVRLVGAVLAEQHDDWIQQKRYMSLVSLEQTRTMMNANVIDADGSVQEAA
- a CDS encoding Abi family protein; amino-acid sequence: MGSRVPRQRGVGVYDKPPLGHADLVARMQDRGLVIPDVGRAERYVRSIGYYRLSPYMIPFRRAGSDDFRSGVGFDDVLDLYVFDRKLRLLVLDAVERVEVAVRSALTDHMAQAHGAFWYADPTHFRDVRRHRDFVTTVHDDCARQLLAKPEQTDGALMHRSALEHYLMTYGTPELPPSWIVMERLTLGQVERLIGNLKRRADRTAIAKSLGINEPLLVSWMRTFVRVRNICAHHGRLWNAVLGVSPALPTSPSVTWLADPTAIAHSPARRARLYPVLVALQSLLSTLSPGSSWAQRLKALIDEHPGVPLVAMGVKSGEVVYLPSAETVRVTPGQGPSRA
- the ychF gene encoding redox-regulated ATPase YchF; translation: MTLTLGIVGLPNVGKSTLFNALTRNDVLAANYPFATIEPNEGMVELPDPRMKRLAEIYGSERILPATVTFVDIAGIVKGASEGEGMGNAFLANIREADAICEVVRAFSDENVIHVDGRVDPASDIAVIETELILADLQTIEKALPRLQKEGRKDKEKAEEAVVAEAAQKILEDGRTLSAAAKGGEIDLAPIHDLHLMSAKPFLYVFNSDEGVLTDDAKKQELRDLVAPAEAVFLDAATEAELLELDDDEAAELLASVGQDEPGLATLAKAGFGTLGLQTYLTAGPKETRAWTIPQGATAPQAAGVIHTDFERGFIKAEIVGFDDLDEYGSVAEARNHGKVRQEGKDYVMKDGDVVEFRFNV